A stretch of DNA from Paenibacillus albus:
CAAAAAGGTATCTCCTCCTATGAAACTCTCAAAGTCGGCAGAGATCGTTACCGCGTTTTTCTTACACCCTTTCCTCAAGCGCCTTGGAGTGGAATCGAATCGGTCACGGTTCTCACGAGTCTCGAGGATGACGATAGCACGCTCCATTCCCTGCTGCTCGACATCATCACGGGTATAGGCTCTGGCGTCCTTATTTCGATCTTTGCCGGTTTTTTCCTTGCAGGCCGAGCATGGATACCGATTCGAAAAGCCTGGGGCAAGCAGCAGCGATTCGTTGCGGATGCGTCCCATGAGCTCCGCACACCGGTTTCGATCATTCGCGCACAAACCGAGCTGCTGCTCCGTTATCCAGCCCATTCGATTGAGAGGGAAAGCGACAATATTTCCGTCATCCTGAAAGAAAGTATCCGCATGAGTAAGCTGCTCGAAGACTTGCTGACTCTGGCTAGGTCCGATTCCAACCAATTAGAACTGGAATGCTCCGTGTTTTCGTTGGACCAGCTGCTGATGGATTTGACGAAGCAATTCCAGTTGCTTGCAGTCACCAAAGAGATCGATATCGATGTATCGCTTCAGGAGCCGCTGCCGTTTTGGGGAGACGAAAGTCGCATCCGGCAGCTGCTCGTCATCCTATTGGACAATGCACTGAAATATACGCCATCTAACGGTAGAATCGAAGTGACCGATAAATCATCCGCACACCACGTAACGATAATCGTTTCAGATAGTGGCAGAGGTATACCGAAGGAAGAGCTCCCTTATCTGTTCGATCGTTTTTACCGAGGAGACAAGTCACGTTCACGTAATGAAGGAGGAACTGGCCTTGGACTCTCCATTGCCAAATGGATCGTTGATGCTCACGGAGGAACGATCCGCGCCGAATCCCAATCCGGAGAGGGTACGCGTTTCGAATTGCGGTTTCCTCGTAAACATAAGGCTGTTTTGTAAAATTCAAACTGACTTGCTGAAAAAGTCTGTATCCTTCATGAAACTGCTCCGAACAAAAAAGCAGACCCCGCGCGGGATCTGCTTGATTGATACATAACTATGAGATGCAAAGTTCATATGGATTCGGCAACCTGCACGTTCAATCAATACACTGGATTCTTATTTTTTCAATATCTTAGCGATTCCCACATCACTTAAACCTACACTCACCTCAATCTTGCCTAAAGATTCAGGTTTTAATGGGAGTGTGCCTTCTTTCTTCAACCGATACCACGCTTTCGGATTGGACCGGTAGAGCGAATTGGATAGACCAAGAAGATCTGCACCTGATTGAAGCCCGATCAGATATGTGCTCTTGATCTGCTTCCTTATTTCCTTGGCAGCGAGATCCGTCATTTCTTTCTCCGTAGCAGGATTCTCCTGCTCTGTAATCGCGCCTTGTGCTTTGACCTTAATGTTAAAGACCAGATTACTCCCCGATAACTTGGGCTCGATGGAAGGTTTAATTTTCGACACAACCATCATAGCAATCGGCTTTTGTTTGATCTGAAGCAGTAAAGGGGTCCGAACAGTTTTTTTCTCCATCCATCTCAGGCCCCTGACATCGTTATGCTTAAAACATCCCCTCAATTGTTTATTTTGAAGGGCGCATATCCCTGCTTGCTGTACTTGTGATGAAGACTTCTTATCCTCCATCCAGTGATCCTCAGTGACGCTTAATGCGGGCAAAAGCAAGGTTTGCCCCTCTTCCTCCCATTTCCAAATGAATTTGTAAAAATATAAAGGGGCTACGAACGAGCTTTGAGAATATCGGTCAAGCGGATTATCTAATTGCGAATAAATAGACGAGGTATTTTGTAATGGAGATGCGTTGAAAATATCTTCTATCGATCCCGTGGTGACCATCGTCCAAATGGTATACCGAAACTCGTAATACCTGTTCATTTGTTCCAAAATGCCATGAATGATTTCCGGCCGAAGTGCAGCTTTTGTAAACACCAATGCTTTAACATGGCTCCAGGATAGCTTTTCCTGCGTTGATCTATAGAGATCAAAGCCCGCATCGTCTATGGTCCTTCCTTCACCCTTACCAATGGAAATCAGCTCCTTGTTCGTTCCCGCCCCGGCTTCTTTCTTCGCAATATTACCAAAACTAAGGAGTTGAGTATAAAACACGACTTTGCCATCCACATAATCAAGCCCAATCGAATTGACATAATAGAGATGTTCAATTTCTTTGGCCCCCCAGCATCCGGTTAGCAATAGGGACATGAGTCCACAGACCAATAATGGTCGTAATATCTTCACGGTTTATCATCTCCGGTTTTATTGAAGAAGTGAGGAGTTTCCTCCTTCTTCCCCCAAGGCATTCGGAACAAAATCTTGTAAAGATCACGGATACTGATTGGGGCTATAGGACTTAAATATTTGACGCCAAACGATTCCAGATTGACCATATAGATGGCAATAGTCAAAATGCAAATCAATAATCCATACAAACCCAGTATGCCGCTAATCACCAATACGATTAATCGCAGCAAGCTAACAAGGCCGACCATATTTTGATTCACCAACGTAAACGATGCTAAGACCGAGATTGCGACTACCACAAGAATACCCGGTGCCGTCATACCAGCACTAATGGCCGCCTGTCCAACGATCAATCCGCCTACAACGGATATTGTCTGTCCGATGGAGGATGGCAAGCGCATGCCTGCTTCCCGAAACAATTCGAATAGAAGGATCATGACTAAGGCTTCGAGAGGAGCAGGCAGTGGAACGCCTTGTCTAGAAGTCACAAGTGTCGCGAGCAAAGTCAACGGGAGCTGATCCTGATGATAGGTAAGCAGCGCGATCCAGAATCCGGGGAGAAACACGGAAAGAAAGACGCCGAATAACCTAAGCATACGTGTAAACATGACAAACCAATTCAATGTAAAGGCATCTTCGGAGGTATTAAACAGAAAGGTAAGATTAATAGGCCCAATGATCACCGTTGGCGAGCCTTCGACTACAATGACAAACCTGCCGTGCATGAGCGAGTTCACCGCGAAATCCGGTCTACCCGTATACATAAACTTCGAGAATCCCGTATAACCGACCAACAGCTCCTCCAACTGTGTACTGCTGGTCAAGCCTTTTACCTGTATACCAGCCAGCTTTGATTTAATCTGCTCTACAATGACGGGATTAATGGAATCTTTCAAATAAAGCAGCATGGTTCTCGTCTGCGTCTGCGTACCGATCGTATACTCTTCTACGGCTAGTTCATTCGTCTTTAGTCTCTTTCTAATTAATGCGACATTGATCTTCGCTTCTTCAATAAAACCATCTCGAGGACCTCTTATCGAAATTTCAGCATTTGTTTCCTCGGTTGTCCTTTGCGGTACATTGGCTATATTCCAGGCATACATAGAAGCTGTGTCATAAAAATAAACCAATAATTCGCCATTGAAGATTTGAGTCATGATGAGCCCTGCATCCCATTCTTGCGGCATAGGGCTAAGTTGGAAAGGCAGGTGCTGCCTTAGCTCCGCGTCGTTTGAAATGGAGTGCTGCTTAAACATGTCGATCAGATGGGGAATAAAATACTGATGAATCCGATTCGCGTCGCATAACCCCTCACAATAGATGAGGAGTAATTCGGATGTGGCTCCATCCTTTTTCGTAACAATCAAATTGTTAAACTGTACGTCGCTGCAGTCTTCGAACAGCTGCTGTAGCTTTCGAGCTTTTTCATCCTTCATAACATCCGGCTGACCCTTCGTTTGTCTCATGATTTTATTCGTCTCCATCTATTTCCGACATGAATTAACCCAATAACGATGAGGAAATAGCCCGACATCACCCAAAGTATGCCAGGCAGCACAATTTCAGTGATGAAATGAATAAATTTAGGATCGCTAACGGGCCAAATAACCGCTATTAACTGGATCACGCATAACAGGGAAAGTACAAATACCTTTTTCCCTCTTTTCTCAATGTTTAGAATATCGATAATTAAAAAAAGAGTCAGCGATAATCTCATGAAGGCCCCGCTGAACCACTGATACATGCTTAAAAAATCCATGTGTTCAATATAATGGCCAATCGTCACGAGTCTCCATTCTTCATAGGCGGGAAACCGTAAAAACGAAGCTTGTTTGGGACCAAACTCCACGATCGCCCCGACAAGGGGGCCAAATGTAAGCCCTATAAGGATCAAGGCTAAGAAAACAAGCGGCATGAACGAAATCCGCTTACGAATGTGATGCTGCATAAATAATAGCAGCGATAATTCGATTAATCCCGCTTCCACATAAATAACGCCATGCCATACTGGATTCATCCCATGCTCCAGAAACGGCTTAAGCAAGGAGTAATCCTTATTCGGCAGGTTAGCTGTCATTACAAAAAATCCGAAAATGACGACAGGAGGCAAAAAAATGGCTGCTGTATTGGCGATCGACGCAATCCCTTTATACGCATTGAATGCGCAAACCAACAACAAAGGTGCCGCTAAAACAATTGTTGGCGTGAGATTGGAAATTGAAAGATGAATCCAGGTAACGGTTTCCTTTAATGTCATTGTCGATAAAGTGATCATGTATATACAGGCAATCCCTGCCAGCAGGTTGGATACAGCTGCGCCATAGGTTGTTTTCAACCATTGAAATAGACTCTTTTCCCGTTTCTTAATCAGAGCTGAATAAAGCAATACGATCCAAATCAGATAAATAGTGCCTGCGAGC
This window harbors:
- a CDS encoding spore germination protein, translating into MRQTKGQPDVMKDEKARKLQQLFEDCSDVQFNNLIVTKKDGATSELLLIYCEGLCDANRIHQYFIPHLIDMFKQHSISNDAELRQHLPFQLSPMPQEWDAGLIMTQIFNGELLVYFYDTASMYAWNIANVPQRTTEETNAEISIRGPRDGFIEEAKINVALIRKRLKTNELAVEEYTIGTQTQTRTMLLYLKDSINPVIVEQIKSKLAGIQVKGLTSSTQLEELLVGYTGFSKFMYTGRPDFAVNSLMHGRFVIVVEGSPTVIIGPINLTFLFNTSEDAFTLNWFVMFTRMLRLFGVFLSVFLPGFWIALLTYHQDQLPLTLLATLVTSRQGVPLPAPLEALVMILLFELFREAGMRLPSSIGQTISVVGGLIVGQAAISAGMTAPGILVVVAISVLASFTLVNQNMVGLVSLLRLIVLVISGILGLYGLLICILTIAIYMVNLESFGVKYLSPIAPISIRDLYKILFRMPWGKKEETPHFFNKTGDDKP
- a CDS encoding sensor histidine kinase, whose translation is MYKETDEVLRNTAEQIDSARDAEAILRQEHPVLEQDDRIIFIFRDAEGQIQGQSPAQTFTQAQINPLHYQKGISSYETLKVGRDRYRVFLTPFPQAPWSGIESVTVLTSLEDDDSTLHSLLLDIITGIGSGVLISIFAGFFLAGRAWIPIRKAWGKQQRFVADASHELRTPVSIIRAQTELLLRYPAHSIERESDNISVILKESIRMSKLLEDLLTLARSDSNQLELECSVFSLDQLLMDLTKQFQLLAVTKEIDIDVSLQEPLPFWGDESRIRQLLVILLDNALKYTPSNGRIEVTDKSSAHHVTIIVSDSGRGIPKEELPYLFDRFYRGDKSRSRNEGGTGLGLSIAKWIVDAHGGTIRAESQSGEGTRFELRFPRKHKAVL
- a CDS encoding Ger(x)C family spore germination protein yields the protein MKILRPLLVCGLMSLLLTGCWGAKEIEHLYYVNSIGLDYVDGKVVFYTQLLSFGNIAKKEAGAGTNKELISIGKGEGRTIDDAGFDLYRSTQEKLSWSHVKALVFTKAALRPEIIHGILEQMNRYYEFRYTIWTMVTTGSIEDIFNASPLQNTSSIYSQLDNPLDRYSQSSFVAPLYFYKFIWKWEEEGQTLLLPALSVTEDHWMEDKKSSSQVQQAGICALQNKQLRGCFKHNDVRGLRWMEKKTVRTPLLLQIKQKPIAMMVVSKIKPSIEPKLSGSNLVFNIKVKAQGAITEQENPATEKEMTDLAAKEIRKQIKSTYLIGLQSGADLLGLSNSLYRSNPKAWYRLKKEGTLPLKPESLGKIEVSVGLSDVGIAKILKK
- a CDS encoding endospore germination permease: MKNGSISFLQISMMFMLSVGLLNHVIIIPMTLDKAQRDGWISVLLAGTIYLIWIVLLYSALIKKREKSLFQWLKTTYGAAVSNLLAGIACIYMITLSTMTLKETVTWIHLSISNLTPTIVLAAPLLLVCAFNAYKGIASIANTAAIFLPPVVIFGFFVMTANLPNKDYSLLKPFLEHGMNPVWHGVIYVEAGLIELSLLLFMQHHIRKRISFMPLVFLALILIGLTFGPLVGAIVEFGPKQASFLRFPAYEEWRLVTIGHYIEHMDFLSMYQWFSGAFMRLSLTLFLIIDILNIEKRGKKVFVLSLLCVIQLIAVIWPVSDPKFIHFITEIVLPGILWVMSGYFLIVIGLIHVGNRWRRIKS